A single region of the Hoeflea prorocentri genome encodes:
- a CDS encoding multicopper oxidase family protein: MERVTRREVLGGSLAAVASVAGTSSFANEEGETAPLSGDDWIELECAIKEMVLDGNRVRLRAYNDQIPGPTITVTPGSTLRIRMKNSLPPYDSSAWDGDHNVPHGLDHTALHLHGMDVLPHLFVPLGTSDPLAPMIKIPPGEHLDYVFEIPEDHPPGLNWYHPHKHGATAVQAVSGMAGPLIVKGALDEVPEIKAARSIPLVIQDIGLFPSEDDPDLWTYEPVQNAIWQTYGGYVTINGERTSLNGGFTTGDYKLRYYLLNGEPFFRETHNDRTNEDTSPVPAQLTPQRFTLAPGEVVRFLMLNGSSDNLMPIVVDGHEVHLLAMDGVNFPQVRSIPATGYSETDGQLLLAPANRAEFLIKANATPGVYQIRQIPHDRQFLDSAAKVIAEIEVKGPAQDMALPGELPVPNREYPLIKPEEVSRVRQIVFTGSVPGIINKVVGGDYLINNAIYSEMEVPTVVDLDGVEEWHLSLKDAHHGGAEGHPFHIHVNAFEVVSIGGIKQPPGLIQDTIWVPLNETVVVRMRFKQYTGKAVYHCHILPHEDTGMMQNFLIVDPASRHDHS, encoded by the coding sequence ATGGAAAGGGTAACACGTCGGGAAGTCCTCGGCGGTTCACTCGCAGCAGTGGCTAGTGTCGCGGGAACTTCTTCATTTGCTAACGAGGAAGGGGAAACAGCGCCCCTAAGCGGCGACGATTGGATTGAGCTCGAATGCGCCATAAAGGAGATGGTCCTTGACGGCAATCGCGTGAGGCTGAGGGCATACAATGATCAGATTCCTGGCCCGACGATCACAGTAACGCCGGGATCGACGCTACGAATTCGAATGAAAAATTCGTTGCCACCATATGATTCATCCGCTTGGGACGGCGACCACAATGTGCCGCATGGCCTCGACCATACCGCCCTTCATCTTCACGGCATGGATGTGCTGCCGCATCTGTTCGTTCCGCTTGGGACCTCCGATCCGCTCGCACCGATGATCAAAATCCCGCCCGGTGAACATCTCGACTATGTCTTCGAAATTCCCGAAGATCACCCGCCCGGGCTCAACTGGTATCATCCGCACAAACATGGTGCGACGGCGGTTCAGGCGGTAAGCGGAATGGCGGGACCGCTCATCGTAAAGGGCGCACTCGACGAAGTTCCGGAAATCAAAGCTGCACGTTCAATCCCGCTGGTAATTCAGGACATTGGCCTGTTTCCGAGTGAGGATGACCCGGATTTGTGGACCTATGAGCCGGTTCAAAACGCCATCTGGCAGACCTATGGTGGATACGTCACCATTAATGGCGAGAGGACATCCCTGAACGGTGGCTTCACCACCGGCGATTACAAGCTCCGGTACTATCTTCTCAATGGTGAGCCGTTTTTCAGAGAAACGCACAACGACCGCACCAACGAGGATACTAGCCCGGTCCCTGCACAACTGACACCGCAGCGCTTCACTCTTGCACCCGGTGAGGTGGTTCGTTTTTTAATGCTCAATGGCAGTTCGGACAATCTCATGCCGATCGTCGTCGACGGGCATGAGGTCCATCTGCTCGCCATGGACGGTGTGAATTTCCCACAGGTGCGTAGCATTCCGGCGACCGGCTACAGCGAAACCGATGGACAGCTTCTCCTCGCGCCAGCCAACCGGGCCGAATTTTTGATCAAGGCAAACGCGACGCCCGGCGTCTATCAGATACGCCAAATCCCTCACGATCGGCAGTTTCTTGACAGTGCGGCCAAGGTGATTGCGGAAATCGAGGTGAAGGGTCCGGCCCAAGACATGGCGCTGCCAGGGGAACTGCCAGTCCCCAACCGCGAATATCCATTGATCAAACCCGAGGAGGTAAGTCGCGTCCGCCAGATCGTCTTCACTGGAAGCGTTCCTGGGATCATCAACAAGGTGGTTGGTGGCGATTACCTCATCAACAATGCGATCTACAGTGAAATGGAAGTGCCGACCGTCGTCGATTTGGACGGCGTTGAAGAATGGCATTTGTCTCTGAAGGACGCGCATCACGGCGGTGCCGAAGGCCATCCCTTCCATATCCATGTCAATGCATTCGAGGTGGTATCGATAGGCGGCATCAAGCAGCCGCCGGGCCTGATCCAAGACACGATCTGGGTCCCCTTAAATGAAACCGTCGTCGTCCGCATGCGCTTCAAGCAGTACACCGGCAAGGCAGTCTATCACTGCCATATCTTGCCGCATGAAGACACGGGCATGATGCAAAATTTCCTGATCGTCGATCCGGCGTCCAGGCATGATCACTCATAG
- a CDS encoding helix-turn-helix transcriptional regulator: MGQADLIPAFKFDGASLGSSHCFDAWRETIRCVYDVAPLEEAATEFENVDGWLVNSLIFSEVSFSRQSFRHHARHLQDANYLSVQIYRSGGARGVLADQSWIMKPGDVHIHDFSREFRSVTEKSVVSGVTIPHADVGYDPATQPAHMMFCGDSAIGSVLRESFYAIQRRLPELNKEEAAVLANGFCGLVRGVISPQKTKELSRAKAFSAERRVAMRSYLDKHLSDPGLGIHNLLNTFGVSRPSIYRDFGDVGGVTAYINERRLNRAFHQLISANPSHGRVKEIAHHIGFKDTSYFNKLFRKRFGITPRAAMTGRQIVRAYSQQSNQIASSPNTSQLNDWFNSI; this comes from the coding sequence ATGGGACAAGCTGACCTGATTCCTGCTTTCAAATTCGATGGCGCATCGTTGGGTAGCAGCCATTGCTTTGACGCATGGCGGGAGACCATTCGATGTGTTTATGACGTAGCGCCTCTGGAGGAGGCTGCAACCGAATTCGAAAATGTGGATGGCTGGCTAGTCAACTCTCTTATATTCTCCGAAGTTTCTTTCTCAAGACAATCGTTCCGACATCACGCCCGCCACCTTCAAGATGCCAACTACTTGAGTGTACAAATTTACAGGTCAGGGGGAGCAAGGGGTGTCCTCGCGGATCAATCCTGGATTATGAAACCGGGGGATGTTCATATCCATGATTTTTCGCGAGAGTTTCGCTCAGTAACTGAGAAATCTGTGGTTTCAGGTGTAACAATCCCACATGCGGATGTCGGTTATGATCCCGCAACACAACCGGCACACATGATGTTCTGCGGTGACTCTGCCATTGGTAGTGTATTGAGAGAGAGCTTTTACGCGATTCAGCGCCGCTTGCCAGAACTCAACAAAGAGGAAGCCGCGGTCTTGGCGAACGGATTTTGCGGACTGGTACGCGGCGTTATCAGTCCTCAAAAGACAAAAGAGCTATCCCGAGCGAAAGCATTTTCTGCTGAACGGCGCGTTGCCATGCGATCTTATCTGGACAAGCATCTATCGGATCCCGGCCTGGGTATCCACAATCTTTTGAATACGTTTGGTGTTTCGCGACCATCAATCTATCGCGACTTCGGCGATGTTGGTGGAGTCACGGCTTACATTAATGAGCGTCGTCTCAATCGAGCCTTTCATCAGCTTATTTCAGCAAACCCCTCACACGGACGCGTCAAGGAAATTGCCCACCATATCGGGTTTAAGGACACATCATATTTCAATAAGCTCTTCCGCAAACGCTTCGGCATCACGCCTAGAGCCGCAATGACAGGTCGGCAAATTGTGAGGGCATATTCGCAGCAGTCAAATCAGATTGCCTCCTCACCCAATACTTCTCAGCTAAACGACTGGTTCAATAGTATTTGA
- a CDS encoding DUF3592 domain-containing protein yields the protein MKAQFSGETAQASATIKEISSRGCRVLDRCNGAQARVFEARIQYRTTHGEAVTTSMKFDSPFWSEGDTIDIVYPVANPDVVTFDLDSALRFWTFRQIEALVILFIGIGIGLHQWFSPNSSDSRIAFRSD from the coding sequence TTGAAAGCTCAGTTTTCCGGCGAAACAGCGCAAGCTTCAGCGACAATCAAGGAGATCTCCTCACGTGGATGCCGTGTCCTTGATCGTTGCAATGGCGCGCAGGCGCGGGTCTTTGAGGCGCGGATTCAGTACCGAACAACACATGGTGAAGCGGTTACCACATCGATGAAATTCGACTCGCCGTTTTGGAGCGAAGGCGACACAATCGACATCGTCTACCCGGTCGCTAACCCTGACGTGGTGACCTTCGATCTGGACAGCGCTCTAAGATTTTGGACTTTTCGGCAGATTGAGGCTCTTGTGATCCTTTTCATTGGTATCGGTATTGGATTGCATCAATGGTTCAGTCCAAACAGCAGCGACAGCAGGATCGCGTTTCGCTCTGATTGA